Proteins co-encoded in one Arachis stenosperma cultivar V10309 chromosome 7, arast.V10309.gnm1.PFL2, whole genome shotgun sequence genomic window:
- the LOC130941279 gene encoding phenylcoumaran benzylic ether reductase Pyrc5-like encodes MAAASSKILVIGGTGYIGKFVVETSAKTGHPTFLLVRESTLSNPEKAQIIDKFKTLGVNLISGDLYDHESLVKAIKQVDVVISTVGHAQLADQDKIISAIKEAGNVKRFLPSEFGNDVDRTTAVDPAKSAFATKSKIRRTVEAEGIPYTYVSSNFFAGYFLPNLSQPGATSPPRDKVVILGDGNAKSVWNKEEDIAAYTIKAVDDPRTLNKILYIRPPANTLSFNELVSLWENKIGKTLEKVYVPEEQVLKQIQESAPPLNVVLSITHAVYVKGDQTNFEIEESFGVEASQLYPDVKYTTVDEYLNQFV; translated from the exons ACCTTCCTTCTTGTCAGGGAATCCACTCTTTCCAACCCAGAAAAGGCCCAAATTATCGACAAATTCAAGACCCTGGGGGTCAATCTTATTTCG GGAGATCTGTATGATCACGAAAGTTTGGTGAAGGCCATCAAGCAGGTGGACGTCGTCATCTCTACCGTCGGACATGCCCAGTTAGCTGATCAAGACAAGATCATTTCTGCCATCAAGGAGGCAGGAAATGTCAAG AGATTTCTTCCCTCGGAATTCGGGAATGATGTGGACCGAACTACCGCAGTTGATCCCGCAAAGAGTGCATTTGCTACCAAGTCCAAAATTCGTCGAACCGTTGAGGCTGAAGGAATTCCGTACACCTATGTGTCTTCCAACTTCTTTGCTGGTTACTTTCTACCCAATCTGTCACAGCCTGGAGCTACCTCTCCCCCAAGAGACAAAGTTGTTATCCTTGGGGATGGAAACGCCAAAT CTGTTTGGAACAAGGAAGAGGACATCGCAGCTTACACCATCAAAGCGGTGGATGATCCAAGAACCTTGAATAAAATTCTCTATATCAGACCTCCAGCTAATACCTTGTCATTCAATGAATTAGTGTCTCTCTGGGAGAACAAGATTGGTAAGACTCTTGAGAAGGTCTATGTACCGGAAGAACAAGTCCTCAAGCAAATTCAAG aGTCTGCCCCACCCTTGAACGTGGTCCTTTCTATTACCCATGCTGTGTATGTGAAGGGGGATCAAACTAACTTTGAAATTGAGGAATCTTTTGGAGTGGAGGCATCGCAGCTCTATCCCGATGTCAAATACACAACTGTGGATGAGTATCTTAATCAGTTTGTCTGA